The Symphalangus syndactylus isolate Jambi chromosome 1, NHGRI_mSymSyn1-v2.1_pri, whole genome shotgun sequence DNA segment agggattcttagtcagcctaggaaatccagctagtcctgtctgtcagtcccccctctcaacaggaaaactcaggtgctgttggggaggttggccgACGACCAgtctaactgcttcctgctgaattggggcaTAGTAGGGATTGTGCAGTTGAGATTTTCTCAGGAGGGGTGTCTTCGATGTCATTAACATTagagcatgggctagcaggccGGTCCAGGGGTCCGTGGTAGGTCTTAGTCATGGGTTGCATCTGGGGCACCATTTGAAGAACGATTTGTAACTTTACAGCTTcgattctggaagagacaaacttaacaaggaggttaaaggTCCAAAGAGGAGTAACAATATTATAGCTGTCAGAGGTCCTAAGAAGGGGAGAATCCAGGGCATCCATTGGCTGAGGAGGCCCCAGGGCCCAGTGTTTTGAAGCTTCTCTGCTCTACATTGTATTTGATCTCaaatttctttaactttctcaGATTGATTAACTCCAGATTGATTAACTTTCTTGGATTGATTAACTCCGGATTGGTTAAATAATAATAGCATTCTTCCCCTAAAAAAAAACAGGTTTCCCCTCTTTCAGTGGTTAGCAAGTCTAAAGCTCTTCAATTTTGAAGGACTACTGCTGCTAGGGAATTAAGTTGATCTTGCAAGGTGACCAAGGAATCAGTGTCCCGTTCCATGTCACCATTTAGTTCTTGAGATAGTTTATAGTAGAACTGAGTAGAGGTTGTGATACCGCCAATGCCAATACTTGGCCCACCTTGCACTCCTGCTCCAATAACAAAAGGAAGAATGGGTACTGTTTTGTTGTGGGGCTTAGGTACGACATAATTGTATAAATCTTGTTCAGTGTAAATGGTCATGGGGGCACTAAGAGTGAGAGGAAGCACATAGATTCTGAAGAGCCATTCAAACAACGATAGGCTAAGCtaccaaagacaaaaaatattccTAAGGGCAGGCAGACTATTCGTGTGGGAGGAGTTACCCACCTGATGCATTGGGATTTGGTTGTGTCTATAGTATTACTAAATTTTACACAGGTGAGGTTTGAGGTATGGGTTATTTCCAGATTGGAAACAAGAGGTTCTACTAAAATGGAAGTGGTGTTTATTTCTGTGCTGAAGTTGTTCCATTGTTCAGgtacagggattgaaatgtatgACCTGAAGTGCACGGGGAGGCACATCCAACAGTTAGTAGAGTTTTGGGTGGAGACCTCATGGAGCCCAGTGAGGGTGCTATTCAATAGGCTTACAAGGCAAGTATGGGTACAGAGGGTTTCATGTAGTTTTGAGAGATCTAGTCCTTTGTAGGGGCTATGGGTATTATGTACCCTGGTCAGTTGGGAGATTATTTCCTTTACgtgtttttctcttgcctgatcttGAACCCCACCCCCATCAGACATACCTGATCTTGAACCCCACCCCCATCAGACATACCTGATCTTGAGCTCCACCCCCATCAGACATGGGTGAAGTCAGTCCAACAGAGAGTGGCTCCAAGTCCTCCAGGACAACTaggattaatcattttctctgtcTAATAATGAGTATTTGCATGCATGCAAAAAGTGGCAGAGTTATAGCAGTTGCGGGGCATATGGGTGTGGGCGGTGAAGGTGGGGTTTCCCTTAGATAAACTCCTATACGATGGGGCATTAATATTTCCGGGAAGCCGCATTCTCCATAGAAACTCTTGGTAAGGGGAGCTACTGGTTGTACAGTGGCATGGAGGGGGTGCAGTGAGAGTGAAAGGGGGTAAGAAaacagtaaagagaaaaatatgataaGGGAGGGCCGTGGGGTTTTATGATTTTAGTTACTTTCCTCACGGTTGTCTGACAGCCACAAGTCTCCTTTAGCAGTGAGTATGCCATTCACATCATGAGATGTCCACACAGTAAGATCtctttcttgtattattttaactgcttcagatactaaaactgctgctgccaccactacCTGTAAACAATGAGGCCAACCCTTTGCCACTACATCAGTTTCCTTACTCAGGTATGCCGTGGGTTGCAAGCTCATCCCTTGGACCTGTGCAAGGACTCCTAGagctatttctgttttttctgtgacatataaagaaaaatcttgcCCTGTTGGCAAACTTAACACTGGGGCTTGAGTTAGGGCCTTCTTTAGGGCCTGGAAAGCTGCTTCAGCTTCAGGTGTCCATCCTACTAAATGGGTATTGGCTTTCTGAGTTTCCTTAATTAGTGTATATAATGGTCTGGCTATTTTGCCATACCTGGGGATCCATATTCGGCAGAAACCTGTTATGCCAAGGAACCCTCTTAGTTACTTTATGGTTTGGGGATtaggataagccagtataggctggaTACATTCCTCACTGAAGGCCCTGGTGCCTTTGGATAATTTTAGCCCTAAGTATTTAACCTGCTGTGAGCAGAGCTGAGCCTTTAGTTTGAAAACCCTGTAGCCACAGGTAGCAAGGAAATTTAAGAGCATTTGTGTGGCTTGATGGCACAAGGTTTCTGAACGGGCGGCTAAAAGTGATTTCATTCACATGCCAAAGGTCAAGAGTGTCTAGGTATGAGAACTGGCTCAAGTCTTGGGCTAATGCCTGGCCAAATAGATGGAGGCTATCCCTGAACCCTTGGGGTAAAACAGTCCAGGTGAGTTGAGACATTGGGTTCAAAGGATCTTCAAAGGCAAACAAGAATTGAAAGTCAGGATGTACAGGGATGCTGAAAAAGGCATCCTTAATGTCCAGGACTGTAAaccactctgcttcctctggtaatTGGGAAAGCATAGTATAAGGGTTAGGTACAGCTGGGTATAGAGGGACAACGGCCTCATTGATAATCCTGAGATCTTGCACTAACCTCCACTGTCCATTGGGTTTCTGTACTCCTAAAACTGGAATATTGCAGGGGCTACTGCATGCTTTAACTAGGCCTTGGGCTTTTAGGTCCTTAATCTTTTGAAGTCCTTGTTGGGCCTCTGGTCTAAGGGGGTACTGCCTTTGGTAGGGAAAGGAGGTGGAAtccttcagtatttttttttttttttgagatggagtctagctctgtcgcccaggctggagtgcagtggcacgatctcgtctcactgcaggccccgcctcctgggttccagccattctcctgcctcagcctcccgagtagttgggactacaggtgcccaccaccatgcccggctaattttttgtattttttagtagagatggggtttcaccatgttagccaggatggtctggatctcctgaccttgtgatccccccgcctcagcctcccaaagtgctgggattacaggcatgagccaccgtgcccagcccctttaGTTTAACTTGAACAGGATGGgcattctttgctcatccatattgtcctgttgcccagacttcaggattaattccttcctcaagcaggggacaacaaatgggtgTTCTCCTATGTTCAGGTGTATAATCGCCCCTGCTTTTACTAGAATGTGTCTCCCTAACAAGAGAGTGGGGCTTTCAGGAATAAttagaaaagcatgtgaaaagactAAAGTTCCCCAGTCACAACTTAGTGGCTGGGAGAAGTATCTAGTGACTGGCTGTCCTAGGACCCCTCAGATAGTGACAGATCAGTGACAGTTGTCCGGGACTGAGAAGGCTgtgccagtgtccaggagacagttaacctcctggccctcaatggtcaaGCACACCCAGGGCACTGTGAGAGTGATGGCATGGGCTGGCGCTTGCcccgggcaccctcagtcctgctgctggatcatctggttagtggcttctgactcagaggaccTTTATTCCCTGGGGCAGTGGGCCTTACAGTGATTCCCTTGACATAAGGGGCATAGATGACGGGGCGGCTTATTTCtacttggacaatcttttttaaagtgtcgcACTGGAAGTGCGACCGCACTGGGAGCAAGCGCTATTAGGCATTCAATTTGCCCAGCTTTTCCCTTTCCCAGAGCCTCCAAAGTCCACttgcctgagggccatgactaaagtGGTGGCCTTTTTTTGAATCCCATTTGTTCGGTTCTGCCTGCTCCTCCtgatctctattataaaaaacCGAGGTTGCCAGGTTCAATAGGGTTTCTAAGTTTTGCTCCAGGCCTAAGGAGGACTTTggaagtttttttctaatgtctgcagCTGACTGAGTGATAAACTTATCCTTTAAGACTAGTTGGCTTTCAATAGAGTCAGGTGACAGAGAGGTATGCTTTCTCAATGCCTCCTTTAGTCTCTCCAGGAAGGCggtaggattttctttctttccctgtgtTATAGTGGACATCATTGAGTAATTCATaggcttcttcctagttttccttTGTCCTTCTAGCATGCAAGTTAGCAAATGTCTGTGGCACCAATCTCCATGTTCTGATTCTGTGTCCCAATGAGGGTCTACACTGGGAActgcctgctggcctgtggggaatcgttctctttcctctgttgttATTCTATCATTGACCTGACTGAGATAGTAGAGATCGCCAAACTCTCAGGCTGCAGTTATGGCGGCACTTCTCTCATTTGGGGTTAGTGTCTGATCTAGCAGTAACATTATATCTCTCCATGTCAGATTAAAGGATTGTCCTAACCCTTGTAAAACATCAATATAGCCATCAGGGTTATCTGAGAATTTACCtaggtctattttaatttgctttaagcctgagagagaaaaaggtaGATGCACTCTGGCTGGGCTGAattctcctcctcccactgcTTGGAGGGGGCAGAATCGGGGAATATTGGCACTCTTTGGTTCATTGTTTACTCCTTTGTCTATCTCCTTTTGGACTGTTTGGGTTGAAGTGGGGTCCTTATTAGTtggggaaggagtcagagagatgCCGGGGTAGGGAGGTAGATCTGAGGGCTTCCTGTAGGGCACAAATCACACTGTTTACATAATTGCGAGTTGtcttttaatgaaaagaaagtttgtaCATATGGcacttcactccatttgcctcCTTTTCTTCAAAAGAGGTCTAGCTGTAAGATGGTgttataatttatacttccctcaggaGGCCAGGTTTCTCCCCCTTGAAGAGGGTATCATGGCCAGGAGGTGCTGCAGAAGAATgtaagtcatttttttcttagtatctgagggtcaaattggtcccaattcTCCAGAATACATCTTAGGGGCGTTTTTGCCTTGGGAGGAACATTTCCAATCACTTTGGAGATCCCTTCCTGGTTGTGGGTTCAGGTCCCTTCATGGTCGCCAAATTGTTACCTGGGGATCCTTGCTCCCAGAGTTCCCAAGATAGTGATGGGCCACTTCCAAAATGGTGGTgggctgcttccaagatggtggcaagccttgtattctctgacctggggttcttggccccacagattccaaggaatggaatctcggaccatgcagtgagtgttatagctctattagaagccatgggtcatggaagagaaccgtggaacccagtgactagtgttcagcttgattaggatgaacccaggcacttagcggtgcaggaacaatggcaagccttcaGCCCGATTGGGAGAGCCAACGGGCGCCTgtgctggatcaggagcacagcggacaccctgccagatccggagggatggaagtcagttGGGGGTCTGTGACTGCGACAAACAGGAGTGGTGGACAGCAAGCAAAAGCTCAGCTTGAGCCAtgacaaacacggaccagaaaagtgcagttgcaagatttaatggagtgaaaacagagctcccatacaatgggAGGGGACTCAAAGAGgaatttaagttttttaaaacaatttcacaTGCAGAATAGTCATGGTCATGATATTTACATGTCCTGTGTGAGAAATGCATTTGTACTAGGCTTAGTCCTATCTGTTAATGCTTATTGACACATAAAACACTTGTCAAAGGAAGCTAGCATGATTTCTTGTATTACTTATTGctgtcattcctctgctcaatTAGTAGTGTCCACGTGATACCCATCTATATTTTGGTACAATCATCTACTAGCTCGGTTGGTGTCCTGTTGCTgcctaaatttaaaacaaaaaagctaaaattttgtaaaatttctgACTTTTAATACAGGGAATTGTGTCAGTACTGTATTGTGGGATACCCTACACCTGTGGCTGTCAAACTTTAGCTGCATCAGTATCACCTACAAGACTTGTTAAACATAGACTGCTGGGCCCCCTCTCTGAATTTCTAATTtagtaaatttaaaatgtgacctaagaatttgcattttgtAACCtcttcccaggtgatgctgatgctgctggtctaaaGACCACACTCTGAGAGCTATTATTCTGCACTAAAATTTTATACGGTTCAACTtaagagaatattaaaaaatattgagcCTC contains these protein-coding regions:
- the LOC129489218 gene encoding syncytin-1-like, whose protein sequence is HPLHATVQPVAPLTKSFYGECGFPEILMPHRIGVYLRETPPSPPTPIYVPPRALQVIHFNPCTFNLLVKFVSSRIEAVKLQIVLQMVPQMQPMTKTYHGPLDRPASPCSNVNDIEDTPPEKISTAQSLLCPNSAGSS